A DNA window from Branchiostoma lanceolatum isolate klBraLanc5 chromosome 17, klBraLanc5.hap2, whole genome shotgun sequence contains the following coding sequences:
- the LOC136422372 gene encoding ribonuclease H2 subunit B-like yields MPPRRGGGEKGKGSSSEEKDQWVVVVPDSVAESQDEGPTFVKLLHPKTEKGAMFLFSKDNHQVLEVVAFQEEFRSWFIGESVQQDGSLHMVTPVDPLFLVLPYLVKAYESGMYMPIDQLVSDEQYPDCIRLLSCVNPSDLEHISDVKGSGDVRACRYNEERTLEWLKQKVEQVADKLSDSSVRVAGGAQLLTFTHSLKSEQASRDDYLRYACGLVSDYISTDLSKELTQHMGIKLPEKKEVKCTEPPAKKAKLSDIPEAAEDYSKLAVKDDKPKNTKMTAAQRALSKVDKTGMKSISSFFSPKTAAKNKKK; encoded by the exons ATGCCACCGAGAAGAGGAGGCGGTGAGAAGGGAAAAGGCTCCAGTAGCGAGGAAAAAGATCAGTGGGTCGTGGTAGTTCCAG ATTCAGTTGCTGAAAGCCAAGATGAGGGACCAACTTTTGTCAAGCTTCTTCATCCCAAAACAG AGAAAGGTGCCATGTTCCTGTTCTCCAAGGATAACCATCAGGTCCTGGAGGTCGTGGCTTTCCAGGAGGAATTCAGGTCCTGGTTCATTGGCGAATCTGTTCAACAAG ATGGAAGCTTGCACATGGTGACCCCGGTTGACCCCCTGTTTTTGGTCTTACCTTATTTAGTAAAAGCATATGAG agTGGGATGTACATGCCCATAGACCAACTAGTGTCAGATGAGCAGTACCCAGACTGCATCAGGTTGTTAAGTTGTGTCAACCCATCTGACTTGGAACACATCTCtgatgtcaaag GGTCTGGTGATGTGAGGGCTTGCCGTTACAATGAAGAACGGACTCTGGAATGGTTAAAGCAGAAG gtggagCAGGTAGCAGACAAGCTGTCAGACAGCAGTGTGCGTGTGGCAGGAGGGGCACAATTACTCACCTTCACTCACAGTCTGAAATCTGAACAGGCTTCCAGAG ATGACTACCTGCGCTATGCCTGTGGACTGGTGTCAGATTACATCAGTACAGATCTCAGTAAGGAGCTGACTCAACACATGGG AATCAAACTTCCTGAGAAGAAAGAGGTGAAGTGCACAGAGCCTCCAGCAAAG AAAGCGAAACTGTCGGATATTCCAGAAGCGGCTGAAGACTACAGCAAACTTGCTGTTAAGGATGACAAACCCAAG AACACAAAGATGACAGCAGCTCAGAGGGCTCTCAGCAAAGTGGACAAAACCGGCATGAAGAGCATATCCAGCTTCTTCTCACCCAAGACTGCTgctaaaaacaagaaaaagtgA
- the LOC136422371 gene encoding ribonuclease P protein subunit p38-like, which yields MAAPVLEGSVRTFTPKPVAKTLLDSPYQRTWPTLEKGVTPEILNKLKSDLGAVSTYLRKETSKGKRKRARTAEDAGKPARSEEELELARRLKSQLVLGINEVTKALEKDRLRLVLVCRSVKPALMTQHLVLLSAVRRVPALCLSGLSETVAPILNFRTVAAMGFKKTSAEHDTTFDPLVEFVTARTPPIQISWLNVPGVEEVSSKEDENETGSSDEEGMDGKDEGSSGEMQKAAEVPKGTSKSQDFIPLMSEEDQSQNEEAKMEAKDVTKKSERKAKQTKRKMGRDVAQEEEGGLQALCVKRTQSLQEKESKRRKMVAKKKKKTVVMASLTGTSK from the exons ATGGCGGCCCCGGTGTTAGAAGGGTCCGTCCGAACTTTCACTCCAAAACCCGTCGCCAAGACGCTGTTAGACAGCCCGTACCAGCGCACATG GCCTACTCTGGAGAAGGGTGTCACTCCTGAAATCCTCAACAAGCTCAAAAG TGACCTTGGTGCCGTCAGCACCTACCTCAGGAAGGAGACGTCCAAGGGGAAACGGAAACGGGCAAGGACTGCAGAGGATGCTGGGAAGCCTGCACGCAGTGAGGAGGAACTAGAGTTGGCGAGACGGTTGAA GTCCCAGCTGGTTCTGGGCATCAATGAGGTGACCAAAGCCCTGGAGAAGGACCGGTTACGGCTGGTTCTGGTGTGCCGGTCCGTGAAGCCGGCCCTGATGACACAGCACCTGGTCCTGCTGAGTGCTGTCCGCCGCGTCCCGGCTCTGTGCCTGTCTGGACTGAGTGAAACAGTCGCCCCCATTCTCAACTTCAGAACTGTCGCTGCGATGGGCTTCAAG aaaACATCAGCAGAACATGACACAACTTTTGATCCGCTGGTTGAGTTTGTGACTGCACGGACACCTCCCATCCAAATCTCCTGGCTGAATGTACCTGGAGTAGAAGAGGTTTCCAGCAAAGAAGATGAGAacgaaacaggaagttcagaTGAAGAAGGCATGGATGGTAAGGATGAGGGTAGCAGTGGTGAAATGCAGAAGGCTGCTGAAGTTCCCAAGGGCACTTCCAAAAGTCAAGATTTCATTCCACTGATGTCAGAGGAAGACCAAAGTCAAAATGAAGAAGCTAAAATGGAAGCTAAAGATGTGACAAAGAAATCTGAAAGGAAAGCAAAGCAAACGAAAAGGAAGATGGGGAGAGATGTAGCACAAGAAGAGGAGGGTGGCTTGCAGGCTCTGTGTGTGAAGAGAACACAGTCATTGCAAGAGAAGGAATCAAAGAGGAGGAAAATGGTTgccaaaaagaaaaagaagaccgTGGTGATGGCCAGTTTGACAGGAACTTCAAAATAG